The Drosophila suzukii chromosome X, CBGP_Dsuzu_IsoJpt1.0, whole genome shotgun sequence DNA window gaggttatatgctaaaaaacaccaaggatataattttttaaatttttttttccgattattcctatgggagctataagatatagttgtccgatcaggctggttccgacttatatactacctacaaaatatataagacttttgggaacgtttcagcccgatagctttaaaactgagagactagtttgcgtcgaaacggacggacagacggacatggctagatcgactcgtctagtcatgctgatcaagaatatatatactttatgggggcggaaacgtctccttcactgcgttacaaacttctgactgaaatcaatttACCCTCTGCaaatatacccttgcagagggtaaattgatttcagtcagagtTTTGTAACGCAGtgaaggaagaacgctatagtcgagtacctcgactatcagatagaTATACAAGCAggaaagcgagattaaaaagcgccacctaccggcggtagacagatttacgcgttttgggcgttagagtgggcgtggcacattgctgaaacaaacttgcgctgtgtaagaacctcaagaatctgcaggccaaatctcaatagctcttatagtttccgagatctcagcgttcatccggacagacagacagacggacatggctagatcgactcggctagtaatcctgatcaagaatatataaactttatggggtcggaaacgcttccttctgcctgttacatactttccgacgaatctagtatacccttttaatctacgagtaacggtttttatacccgttaactaaaactaactaactaaataactaaaagtTAGCAAAATCAAACACATGCCATTCccaattttttaaacataggAGCCATTGATATTTGTTGCCAGACTCAAACCGAAAAAATCACACtcacatatattttttgaccgagttacatatatacatatactgAAGCAAATAAGTAAAAAAGGCCTAAAACACAATGAGCGATGAACAATTACCGGTACATATAGATGGAATATAATTTTGGTACGACTTCTAACACTTCTAAATAGCATTTACAGCCTTGGGTGTTCGTGGAAAATCATGAAAACTCTTGGGATATGACTGTAGATCGACCAATGTCACCACCACCAGAAGAAATTGTCGAGGCTAGGGAAATGGTTGAAGTCTCGCCTATATTGCCCGAACCAGAAGCTACGATTCCCGTGACTCGCAGGAGCGCCAGGATTGCAAGTCGTGAAAAAACTCGTAGGGAGCTTCAAAATAGATCAAGCGAGCCGAAGGTAAATActaaaaaaaccaaaagagGAAAGTTGCAGAAACCAAGAAAGGCTCGATCCGGTAAACACGTGATTACCTGTCGCAATTGCGGAAATTCTCTGATCTGTCCGGTTCGCACCAAATACTATACTTGCGCCGAGGTCGATGGCCAACTTTTTAAAGTCAAACAGATTAGTGCCAAAGTGGCACTGAATTATATTCTCAAGAAATAGGATTGTTCTCGACAATTTTAACCTTCATTGATGTTACAAGAACAAAATTTTACATAAATCGatctgtgcaaaaaaaaaagtttaatgttaaataaattgttattagttcaaaataaattgcatagatcaaaaataatattctttaACTAAAATATAACCCTAAAAAATTTCATGGCTAGCAAGATGTCTAAGATTTCCTGAAGAAAGTTTTTTCTCTTCTTTTAGGGAGAAAAAACACAAATGGCCTTGTTACCATTTACAGAACATAACTAAAACCAAAAGCCATTTTCATTGGCGGAACCATGAAGCAATTTTGTATATTACCGATATCATTTTCAATGTGAGCGCTCTATCTATCCTAACTTTTGTAACTATTCATGCCCAACTCTCCCCTTATAAAGCGCATCTTATAACAAATatcaaagaaaatatattgtaataaataaatatttgattggTTTCGATTAAGTTGTAATTTTCTTGCCCAGCACTTATTTTAATCAAAAGCACCGGAAACTTCAAAAGAAATGCGATCTCAAGTGTGTGGGACAATTTCTTGGGCAAAACCATCCGCACATCAAAAGCAGTCAACAAGGAAggacgctatagtcgagtacctcgactatcagatacccgttactcagctaaaaagagatatgcaagtagcaaagcgagattaaaatgcgccacctacccgcggtatacagatttaagcgttatgggcgatagagtgggcgtggcaaatttttttttggaccaatcgataggtattgacgagaccaatacatttcagttaaaattttttattctctatctttgatagtttccgagacatCAACgatcatatttacgattttttgaagtttgtgggcggtttatgggcgttagggtgggcgtggcaaactttttttgggtcaatcgataggtattgatgagaacattacatttcagttaaaatttttattctagcatcaaaactgtaggagccactgatttgggcggtttgtgggcgttagagtgggcgtggcactctactgaaacaaacttgcgctgcgtaagaagctcaggaatctgcaccccaaatctcaatagcctagctcccatagtttccgagatctcagcgttcatccggacagacagacggacatggctagatcaactcggctagtgatcctgatcaagaatatatatactttatggcgtcggaaacgcttccttctgcctgttacatactttccgacgaatctaatatacccttttactctacgagtaacgggtgtaaTAATAGTGCAATATGGGTAGTATATATGTGCAATATATATAGGTTAATTTTTAAGTGTTATATAAGATCCCCTCCCCCAACAAATTTTATATGtaaagaatataaataattaaataaacaaataactaaataaattaaaggACAACACAACATAAAGATAAAAGGGTTATTTCGCGTTAAGCCACCTATCTTTTCCAGGTCCGGTTAATGACGTAATTCCAAGTGCTGTTACGCGCAATCGAATCCTCCACCGAACTCTGGGGAGGATTATGCCCCCTCCTTGAGTAAATTCTCCACGCGCGGGGATGACTTCTCGCAGGCACGACGGGTTCTTCCAGGCAGCTAGCGGCTGGAGGCACCGGACTCGCCGATGACGTAACCTCCGGCCGAGAACCAGGGTTGCTCCAAGAAAGAACTTGGCCAGGCCCTAATTAATGGAACCTGGCCACTACCTTCCTCGTCTCTTCTCGCTGGCCTGAAATGGGATTTCTATTCAACTCTTCTTTTTCCCCCCACTAACCGGAACGCACTCACCGTAGGGTCTTGACCAGTCCGGCTTCAGAGACCGTTCTCCGGCGTCGGCGACCGGCGAAAACTTTGCCAGGCGGGCTCACTCCTTTTTATTTATCGGTACTGCGTTCGAAATTTTGGCTGAACTTGTCTAGGCGCTGATGGCCGCTTGAACACCACGACCGCGTGAGGAGATTGCTAATTCACCGAACCCGCTGCGACTGCGCGCCGCCGACACCAAATCTAAACTGATCTAGTGTCGGCCATTTTCCTTCCGCCAACCCATGCAGATTACGGACCTCTGTTCCCTGCATTCTGGGTCAATGTCCCTATAACCTACATTTGTCCGgtttgaatttgaattcgCCCCCGAACTGACTCCAATTTACACGTTGCCCATCAATGGAAACCCTAAGCCCACTTTGCATCCCTGGTTTTCTCGATTAATCGATTACTGAGGGATGGCGACATAACAAGTTTCGTTCACTATACGGATCGGCGAGAAATGTGaataaagtaatatatatatgtgattAGTTAGTGTGACTCACGGCATTTCCTCCAACGTTGAAGATCGATCTCCGGACGGGATGGGTTGGCTGTAATCTAAAGGGTAGCGATATTTCTCGCCATGTAGAATTTAAAGGGCAAAAAAACATTTCTCTCATATCTCTTAGACACGCGAACGATTTAAACCAAACTTGTAACCCGTACCTAATTCATCGTACTTCCTTGAATGCTTTGCAATAATAAATTTCTCAtttaaacctaaaaaaaatctagctcttcttaaattaaattaatgctTCTCGGCGTGCATTATCTCTTTTGACCCGATCGACTTgttaatttctttttatttgttaaatataaCTATCGCTTTACTTAGCGTTGCCACTTGAGGCTTTAcgaaaaattattgttttgttttatggTTTACATATCTttgatttcattgattttcttttcacattaattcttaaatTCGGTTTTTCAAAGCGCGTTGGTTATATAACAGGGAGAGAGTTTTTATCTCCATTAAGGTTAAACACGGTTGGCTAGTGTGCCACGCTAGGTTAAGGCCGTTCACACACGCGGCGCTTTTGCAACATAAACGCGTATAAATCCCTACATCTGCGGCAGCGATATTCCACTCGGGAACCTCCCAGACGGATACGCGCACCCCTTAAAACTCGGCTGGTGTACGGATGCGCGGCATGATGGGCATCGGGACAGGTTatataattgaattaaattgcCATCGGTTCCGCTCTTGGTAAAACTGCACTTTTGGCAGGCACTACATGACCCGTAGATAGGTAGAAAGTAGATAGGGGTGCTTCAGGGCACTAGTCTCTCCAAATCATTCCTCGCGGGCCAACCTGACGATTGGGCATTCAAATTAATTACAGATATGGCGACATGTGTGTCTCAAAAAACCATACCTGACGATTGGGCCCCGAGATTTGATTTTGGCCTTCTTGAGGTGGTAAATCCTCCAGTAAATTGGCCGAATCAATAAGATGCGCCTTTGGCGGCAACTTGTGGCAGCACTGGCTGGGTTTTCCACCcggaattttaaaaaaatacctGTAGTGAAATTTTGTTGGAGGTGAAATACACCCCCATTTCTAAACAAATGCACTTGCACTTACTTTAAGCTTTATTCGCTGGCTAGCTTTTATAGCTGGCAGCCACACTGAGTGCTAAACACCACTTAGAATACTGGATGCCACTCAAAAATACTGGATGCcactcaaaaaatatatatttcgggCTTTTAGtcttttaattgaaaaaaaaagaaatttcaAGCTGTGGGCACGTCCGTTTCTCTTGCTGGTTAAAATAAGAAGAACTTAAACGAAATCGGCTGGATACCAGCGAGGCTTTAGGCggaaatatatatcatatgaCGACCGACAGGTGTCAAAACTAGAACTTTCCAAGACCACCCTGGCTCAGCTGttcaaaactatcgaaatatcGATTAGCCGGCACAGGTGGCCACACTAGGTCAAGCTTTGGTTTAAGCGGACCCTGTATAGTAGGCTTTCAGGCTGAACCTAGGTTCGCCAGTCGCTACAGGCGCCGTTACAATaccttaaataaaatatacattttctCGCCTGCGTGTTAAATTTAAAGCAGGCACAGcatacttttaatttaatgggattattgagcaccccaAATCCCAGACActaactcataacatgtacCTAGCAAAATATAAtcaaagatatcagactcttaaagacaagatttacctacaatttaATTTCCCGTCTGCATTCCCAGGAGAACCGTTTAATATTTGCAGTTTGATTTTCTAatatattgatttcacagattcccgacGGTTTAACAagatggctgccaactccatccCATTCAGACACATTTTCTCCTAAATTCAAAACGGGTGTACAACGTCATAGAACTGACTTTCAATTTATccgtaatgcacaatatatttccgtCTCTTTCCTTCTAATCAATGTTgaaaaatttccaaaactgGTTTTTGAGttaattttattcttttaattaaatttggaaaaatcattaagccaacagagagaaatatattataattttgttttgtgataatatcccacaaataaaataattctgatttttatattttcaaactTATATATatcagaaaattattcattaatcgcattcaaacaattttcacaatatatttaacattttttgagATCTACCAAtagagtttcccaattattaatattaaatgatattgcgtcatatcaatttttaagattaaataataAGCTAGGATCGTCCTCGCGGGACATACCActgaccaactcacattgatctgcctcaccattaaatttaagacattCTAAGTCTGAAATTGAGTCCCTTATTCGAAAAATGatctccttaacttccagtagcagtcgtgacagcggattattttcgattttcaCATCGAGAAGATCAATTTGGTGTTGAAACTTTGTTTTCTCCATCATCAGCTCGGTGAATCGATTTTCCACGTTTCAAATATCAAAGAGATAGGAGCCGATGTTGCTATCGCTCTCCAAATAGGCCGAAAAGGCCTGTGGTGTCTTCTGGCGCTCTGACTGGGTTATCAAGCAGcgaatctagtatatccttttactctacgagtaacgggtataataaagacAGACAAAACACATTAACTATTAGCCAAactcaaatttaaagaatttaaaaataagtacCTGCTTTGATATTATTGACTgtgtaaaataatataaaaaaaattaaattaaatcaaaacgaaacataaataaatgaacataaagctatttttatattaaaataaaaggcGACAcacaaatgtaaattaacttTATCTTAGTTGCATTAAGTTAGcagaaaaacttttaaaaacccAACATTTTTCTTATTGAACTGGAGTTCAATATTTTCGAAAGAGCTTGGGCTAGGCTGAGTCATTATCTCTCTCCAATAGGGTTCCATGTATGCTCGGTTTGGCATTACCGACTCATCAGTTTCCTCAAGCAATGACTTATTGCACCATCCTTTATATCTACCCCAGTTTCGCTGGACGACAGCGTACTGCTGCCTTCTGCTTTCTCTCCTATTCCGATCAATTCCCTTGAGATAACCGGATAAACATTGGAAAGTGGTTTCCTCCCCCTCGATCCGCGCCCTATCAATGATAGTTCGCAGTTCTTGAGCTCTCCATTTGGAAGGACAAACTACGGGGCTTACCCGCGTAGCGCCAACAAGATTCCACTGTTCGACTGTTCTGATGGTGTGATTGCAGATGTTTCAGACGTTGATACTTGGGGGTTTTGCATACTATTACTAGGGCGGTGCCGTATGTTTCGACTTGCACCTTCTGGGACGAGAGCAGATTGCCCTCTGCTCGATTTTCTCCTTATAATAGCTCCTCTGTCTCAGCTTTTTAATTGCTTCGACGCTACGGTTCGGGAAATATACCGCTAGTTGCTTGTTTATGTGTTTAACTCCATTTGCCGTGAGCTCAACCTCCTTTCTCGCCATCATCATCTTCTCTTACTCACACCACCTAGCCTTGAGATCAGCACATCGACGATCAACATTCGTCGCTCAAATTGGCCGTTAAACAGTAAAACCCGCTGTATAACATTACCGGGGAACACAACGAGTAGGTTTTAAGTCGACTTGACTCTAGATATGGCTTATGAATTACAGAATAATATTCGCCTTCTGCACATCCGAGGATATGACTTATGAATTACAGAATAATattccccttctgcatacctaaatgttttttttttatcgcTAAGGAATGGAAATCTTCAAATGATACTAAATCTGCCATCACCTTGTGTGGTCAGTATGTCTAACATGCACGATTCATTGCTCTATTTGAACCTTCTTCACAATGAGGGTTCCAAAACGCATACGTACTAAAACCATCCTTACATGTTGTCATTGTGCGATGTTTATGCCTTCTTAATGTTGTGCCAAGGCAGCCGGCATTTAATATTCTGAACCAAGGGCTTAAGCTACGTCCTGCCTCTTGATTATCCACTATAATACATGAACTGTCTAAAGCAGCCAAGCCTCCCTCTCATTACCTTTATACTTATGATAGGGCTATCATATTTATTTAGGGGGCCCTTCGCAATCAACCGTTTGACCGATTGaccactccagatcctcctccAGTTAATAGTGGCAGAGTGAATCTCTATGTCACCTGTAGCAACGAATTTGCGCCGCAATTCACGTCTTATCTCCGGGGAATCGAATCTTTGGATTTTGCGGTGGTGCGCATTGTCCAAAGAGTGTCCGTCTGTAGTCACCTGCACGTCAATCACATCAATGTGATTTGGTCGGAATACCATCAGGTCGAGTTTATTAAGGCCGGATTCGCCCTGTAGACTTGGCTCAACAATAACCACGCAGCCTCGTTCCTCAAGTCCCCGCTTGATTCGATGAACGAACGCTATCGGCACATAAGGTGGTAAATCTAGCCATTTACTCACATAAAATCGTATAAATTTGTCAGATTTTCGTAACACACCTATCGTCACACTCCCCAGGGTTAGCTTGTGATAGAGTTCTGGGATAGGGACGGTTCGAAGCGATATCTTTTGTTGTGGCTTTAGGGGAGCTTGTGACAACCTTCGTAGCTTTTTACCAATGTCCTCGGCTGGGTTGCATTTCACTCTCCCGTTATCATTGAAAATGATGCCTAAGTACTTCCACTCGTTAGTTCGCTTCAATGCCGGACACCCGTTCAAGCCTACGCGGTACGTATCTGGATCGAACACAGTACACTTCTG harbors:
- the LOC139353450 gene encoding uncharacterized protein → MSDEQLPHLQPWVFVENHENSWDMTVDRPMSPPPEEIVEAREMVEVSPILPEPEATIPVTRRSARIASREKTRRELQNRSSEPKVNTKKTKRGKLQKPRKARSGKHVITCRNCGNSLICPVRTKYYTCAEVDGQLFKVKQISAKVALNYILKK